One Pyrus communis chromosome 13, drPyrComm1.1, whole genome shotgun sequence genomic window carries:
- the LOC137712291 gene encoding uncharacterized protein: MTQMDIERFIWKNIICHFGISHFIVTDNSQQFMGKALHKIWHQATLSDKKGKCPDELPGVLWAYPTTKRRATGKTSFSLAYGYEAIIHPNFVMPSINTVLPNLEQNENEMATNLDLAEEKHDKVISGLSIAAHLQLQQEGKNPVVPPGDLVIRKAFITA, encoded by the exons ATGACCCAGATGGACATAGAACGTTTCATATGGAAGAACATCATCTGCCACTTCGGCATCTCACACTTCATCGTCACCGATAATAGTCAGCAATTCATGGGCAAAGCTCTTCAtaaaatatggcatcaagca ACCCTCTCAGACAAGAAGGGCAAGTGTCCAGACGAGCTTCCTGGTGTTTTATGGGCATATCCCACCACCAAAAGAAGAGCAACGGGCAAAACTTCATTCTCCCTGGCATATGGTTATGAGGCGATCATTCATCCCAACTTCGTAATGCCAAGCATCAACACTGTACTACCAAACCTCGAGCAGAACGAAAATGAAATGGCCACCAACTTAGACTTGGCAGAGGAAAAGCACGATAAGGTTATCAGCGGCCTATCAATAGCAGCTCATCTTCAACTACAACAAGAGGGCAAAAATCCGGTAGTTCCACCAGGAGACTTAGTCATCAGAAAAGCCTTTATCACTGCTTGA